cacaacaaggtgctacaataaaaacacggtctacttctttttacatcgtgcaatgacttgagcaaacgtaattacaacaaaagtaggtgactgcatgccacatcggcatgcacactcccaccggaaattatattaatataatttacttcaaaaaacctttgtacaaacacattccttatatcaaaagaagaataacgcagatttagacatttcaaatttacaactcaaaatcattgtgttgcaaaacatttacacagcaATATTACGGTTCAATCATTTTCAGTGTTTCAACACATCTCGTTTCAACTAAATGCCACTGGTCATTTACTCGACGGCATAAAGAAAACGCACCACTTAAAACATAAATGTCCGTTAcatcatctggtataaaaacaaaccgcaACAATCTACAACTGTCAAATTGGAAAAACACTCCAACGTTCAATGTTCTTTCAGTTCGCCTACACAGCTTTGTCTTCGTGATTTTCACGATCAactaacacagtcattttgtgaataggtcgctctaatatgcgactatcaccagtgggacggccgtgattgtctagagcctttgttccaacatgcactttcactcgtctgaccagtccatcagatccAGGCATCACTTCGACTAcacgagccatgcaccactctgatctgcacaagttctggtcatgcaagacaacaacatctcccacctgtacgtttgcctggggacgttgccagacacgacgtttctgcaaaagtgaaaggtactggctcttccatagcagccagaattcgtctgccatccgctggacacagcgccaacgtttcctggcgtacaggtctggatcttcaaacacaccagggggcggaaggatggcacctgacttcatggtgagGACGTGGTTGGGGGTCAAAGGGCGTGGTCCATCTGCCGATTCCAGTGACTCGACAGACAGTGGTCGACTGTTCACGATGGCCATCACCTCGTATAGGAACGTACGAAGTGATGAGGTAGTGAGACGCTGGCCTGATCTTCTGAGAAGACCATTCAGGATGCTGCGTATCGTTCGGATCTGACGCTCCCAAACGCCACCCATGTGACTAGCTGCAGGGGGGTTGAACTTGAACTCACATTTGCTTTCCAGCATCTTTGATGTCAGTCGTTCAGAGTCCATCTCCTTCCATGCCAGTTTGAACTCATTGCATGCACCTACAAAGTTCGTTCCTTTGTCACACCAAATGCGTGATATGTTTCCTCGCATGGAGACAACAATGCGTAGGGCGTTGATGAaggaatcacttgacatgtcatccagggtttcaatgtggattgccCTAGAGGCAAAACACGTCACGATCAGTCCGTACCTTTTCACCTCCCTACGTCCATCTTTGACGTGAAATGGGCCGAAACAGTCAATGCCACAGTACGTGAACGGTGGGGATGGGTCAAGACGCTCTGGAGGGAGATCGGCCATCTTCTGTCCAGCTGGCCCTGAGCGATGCCATCGGCAGTGAACACAGCGGCGCACCAACGAGGAGACGACGTGACGAATGCCAATGATCCAGAAACCGCTGGCTCGTACTTGGTTGATCGTGAACATTCTCCCTTGGTGGGCTATCGCAGCATGACAGTCCTGAGCCACCAGGAAAGAGAAGTGACTGTCTCGAGGTAGTAGTATGGGAAACTTGTCAGCTGAAGAGGATGATGAATTTTGAGAGCGACCATATACTCTCAGTATTCCATCAACGTCCTTGTGAGCGTTGAGTGCCTGAAGCTGGTTACGTAAAGAAGGCGTTGGGCGTTCAAAATGTTCTTTCTGAAGACATTCGATGAACTTCTTCTCAGTGACTTCAAGCACTTCAAGGGGAGACGACTGGTGCCCCTTAATGGCATTGCATTTGCGTACCAAAACAGCCATGGCTCTTATCAGAGATGTCTTGGAGGAGAATCGTCGGGCGATCTGCTCAAACGACTGAACAGACACTTCTTTAGAGGTAGTAGCCTTGCACACTTTCACCTCAACATCGTCATCTGGGATCTCGAAAAAGTCATCTGATTTCGGAAGGGACTGGCTCAAGAACGCGGGACCATGGAACCACTCTGATGTCATGAGGTCACTCACAGACAATCCCCGTGATGCATAATCAGCTGGGTTCTCCTTTGTAGAAACATGATTCCACTGACTGGCCTGTGAGAACTGACGTATTTGTTGGACTCTATTTGCGACAAAGACGTGAAAACGCTTGGACTCGTTCTTCAAATAAGCGAGTACAATCATAGAGTCAGtccaaaagaaatgttcaatgcTCTCAAAGTCCAGTTCTTCTTGAAGAAATCTTGCCATCTTGACGGAAAGTACTGCTGCCGTTAGCTCCAGACGAGGGACAGTGACGTGTCGAAGCGGAGCCACTCGTGCTTTGGCGACTACAAGCATACTGTGAATGTTGCCTAGATGATTCTCAAAGCGCAGGTACGAACACTGGCCGTATCCTGCTGTAGACGCGTCTGAGAAGTGATGTAGCTCTACATTCTTCACGGTGCCAAAGTCTGTGGGCAAGTAGTTCCTGGGTACCTTGACGCAACCCAGTCGGGATAGATCCTTCAGCCACTCTTCCCAACGTTCTTGAAGCGATGGTGGCAGCGGATCGTCCCAGCCGAGCTCCTGGCGACACAGTTCCTGGAGAATCAATTTTCCAGTCAGCAAAAAGGGGGCCAGAAAACCAAGGGGGTCGTAGACTGACGCAATTGTAGAGAGAACTCCTCTTCTGTTCGAGGGACCCAGTCTGGGGTTGTCAGTAAAACCCAGCGTGTCATCATCAGTGCACCAGTGAAGGCCAAGAGTCCGCTCAATTTCTGGTGTGCTACAAGGGACTGCGAGTTCTGTGGCCTTGGTTGACGTAACTTCAGAGTCGGGGAAGTACTCTAAAAGTTCCTTTGAGTTGGAGACTATCTTGTGCAGCCTCAATTGTCCGTGTTCACAAATTTCTCTAGCCTTCATGAGCACATCTGCTGCTTCTTCAACAGAGTCTTTGGCTTGAAGTCCATCATCGACATAAAAGTCACGCTGCAGAAAGGCTGATGCCTTGGCGCTGATTTTGGCGTTGTCCTTTGCCACCTGCTTGAGGCCGAAGTTTGCGCAGCCTGGAGACGATGTAGCTCCGAAGATGTGCACCTTCATGCGGTAGTCAAGCGGCTGGCCACTCGTATCACCGTCCTTCCACCAAAGGAAGCGCAGAAAGTCTCGATGGGGCTCGGAGACGTGAAACTGGTGGTACATTTTTTCCACGTCACAGGAAAATGCTATGGGACCCTTGCGGAAACGACAGAGAACGCCGGAAAGGGAGCTGATTAGGTCTGGGCCTTGTAGGAGAAGATCGTTCAAGGACGTGCCTAGGTGACGTGCACTACAGTCAAAAACCACACGAATCTTTCCTGGCTTCTTGTCGTTGTACACGCCGTGATGTGGGATGTACCAGCGATTTGGGACCTCGACTTCGTTCTTGGGAATCAGTTCAGCGTCACCTCGCTCCAAAATCACGTTCATGAACTTGATATAGTCTTCACGGTACCCAGGCTTCTTCTCAAACTGGCGTTTCAGTCCCATGAGACGCTTGACTGCGGCACCTCTGTTGTCAGGAAGAGACGGTTGTTCTGGCCGAAAAGGCAGAGGCATCTCGTAGTGACCAGCTTCGTTGACCTTCACGTTCTCCTTCACGATCTTCATGAACTTCAAATCATCTTGAGACATGGATCCTGTGTCACTATCAGCAAAGTCTCTCTCCATAACGTGTAGTAGGTCAGTACACGATACCTCATCCACCTGTATTTTGTAGACGTGAGCTgcactttcttcttgtcttgATCCTGGCTTAACGACTACGTGCATGGACGAGCCTACACCATCAAAGGCGACGGAATGCGGTGACTtgccgacgatgctccaacctaacttagtctctactgcaaatggcagtccttggacaacgtTTAGGGGCATGAGGGCTTCAGCGCAGTCATAGCCGATGAGGAGGCCTGCTTCGCAATCAGGGTACAAGGGGGGAAGTTTTGGGGACAGGTGTTGAAGATGTGGGTAAACTTTGACAGTCTCTGAGGTGGGGATTTGCGTGGGGTCAACGGACAGGTAAGGTCGTGAGATGGCAGAAGGGAGCCTGACAAACTCACTGGAGGTAGGAGAGCGGACACGCAATCCAGAGTACTTCCTGCCGGAGACCACAGcattgtcctcagtcagtgtggagaccctgagtgtagtcggctgcgatttggctttaacttcttcagccactgactgcactacaaaagtggcgttggacatagtgtccagtagtgcgtacgtcagcacttctacgttggggttagagtcactggaaacgagaacgggaacgatcatagacgtgaaaccgatgctgttttcctcgctggccttaagagcagacaccgtaggggtcgacgatgtcagtggctcttgaacgtcagcagcagaggtacggtaattgttcttgtgttcactcgcccctttgttttcactcatactgttctgatatttgaaattgtcatcatgaagacaagtgggatgagccttcttgcacttcttgcacgtctgtttctgcatacattgacggctctggtgatccttacttctgagacatccgtagcagatacggttcttgaacagaaaatctcgtatctcaaccagaggcttcactatgagttccttacatgtcccagcgtcatggtccggaagttgacagtgcagacatgcggtgacatcctctgtcagggttgacaggttcgttgtgaactttcttggtgtccccgatgcacttgtcaagccgaaaacagggtcgttagaaatgtctgcttcgagagtaacgaacgacacgagttcattgaacagaggatacctcttcttttcaaccttagttcgagcaactgttctagaccatctgtgactcatccagtctgggagctttccgacgatcttccgtaagtactgggcatcatccaggatgctcagtccaccaacttcctgggcagcaacggaacattgctgcaagaaatcggccagacttctgagtcccttgggatccttgcttttgactggggtccattcgtccagcttggtccggaaagcttgcgaaacgacgtatgagttgccgaaccgattttccagcacttccatggctctctcgtaggcatcaccttctctcagcagaaagaagccggtcacggcctcctttgcttgacctccgatgtaccgttgcagatacaataacttctcactgctggttaTGTTCTGTCTCTCGATGAGAAACGCAAACGACGATCTCCAAATGGGATATTGGAGagggtcaccaacaaaaatgcacggctcctgcatcggcaagcggttgatcatcagagcgtctgatagggttttggcgagagagtccataggagtgtcctgcttggcaggagtagcaagtggacgttggtagtacgcagacggggggtaggaggcaaatggacgatctgcatgacattccttgtcaaagttcatgtacgcagggggccttgcgttttcgtttccccaaataactttgggggtggtctgatgtgggtccaggaatgtgggcacgaaaggctctggtttgggatgtaggtgggtatcataggggaaacagggtggggCAACTTGgaaacgtctgtggtccatgcgttggtgacgttcttctgggaagtaggtgtgtcgttcttgcgtctcatcaccttcccttgtctctggtaggtgataggaccaacctgtgtggtcgagatcaggcgggcgagagcctgtgacgcttgtcgttgagtgtccaacgttgtgcagaggcgGCTGACCAGTGTACGCACCAAGAGGGTGCTGCAGTGTGGTCAGCAGCGCTGTAGGCCGCATGGAGGATGTAGTTGCAGCCGTCGTGTAGTTGGGTGTGAAGGGCTCCTGATGGACAAAAGGAGCGCTCGTTCCGACGTGATGGGGGGCGTTGACATCCTCTCTACGTTGAGGTCCGTACACCTCATAGGTGGCGTTGTTGGTAGTAGCGGCGCTTGTAGAGGCGTTGACTCCAACGACGAGGTCCACGACAGGTAACGCGTGCTGTCGTGGCTCAGTCGTTGTGGTTCCTGCGATGAAGTTGGTGACAGCAGCGTTGACAGTAGAGATGTCACGGGTGCTGGCGGCGttgcagacaggaacagacgtgacgtccaaggctggctggtgtgtcccttgatcagcaatgacggcagcttgacagacaggaacagacgtggcgtccaaggctggctggtgtgtcccttggtcagcaatgacggcagcacctgtccctattcctatcgctgtttgctcattgtttagaggaggggctacaagactgtacaagggaacgaaaggacgagggtggaacctagtgttcaacaaatcaactgacggtagatcagggagatcctgctgaacggattcaccttgttccaatacttgtaacatagcttgttgttctcttaagctaattttcaattcggtggactgaatttgtctcaaagcctttttctgtttaatatcttcaagagctgcttcagctgcGTCTTCGGCCTGTCTAGCTgctattctctcagcttccttagcctgcctagcagTTTCTTCGATCAGCCTAGCTgcatttctctcagcttcctcagtctgcctagctgcatttctcttagcttcctcagtctgcctagctgcagttctctcagcttcctcagtctgcctagctgctgttctctcagcatattgttgttgtaagagatcCAGTTCACTAAACTGAGCTTCCTTTATTGCGTCACCTTCCACTTTTATGGCCAGGGATGCAGCCTCTAGTTTAAGAGCCAATTTAGTGTCTTCAGAGCTAACACTTTTAGAGCGGAGAGACTCTGCGCGAGAAGCTACTTGGCTACCTGATCTCCTGATACCCGACTTGTGGCTAGCTGACTTGTGGATGGCTGACGTAATGCTAGCTGCTTTATGGCTGGCAGTCTTACCActggctgacttgtgggtggatgacccaacgctaggtgtaacactgctatgcCTGGAAGTAGGCTCCTTAGTCACCTGCACGCTAGTCGTTTGTCTGTCAAGAGCTCGATCAATGTCAAACATAATTGTCTGAACTGTCCTCTGAACATCATCCCAACTTTCCTGAATGGTTTCACCGCTACCAATACTACGAAGACCTTTCTctatgtcaccaagatccttgtacatgctcaaaacaatttgtttttgactggttaacGACTCTTGATTAGGAGTTTCTTGGTTAAGCTCTGTGACTATCTCaccgattgctcgttccaagaatgttcgttgtcttgcgaagtttctagttttgatctcaatctggtactctctacctttttcagtaggcttaatgtcacgcctaggcctttgagaatgttcatcttcatcgccgttaacgtcataacctgaagcttccaatggtttatctgctggaatcttctccattacaatgttcgcttattcaaaagcactaaaaaacctacataaggtttatctggttataaagtaaaatgaatcgatctgagggtcgtttgggataatac
This region of Littorina saxatilis isolate snail1 linkage group LG8, US_GU_Lsax_2.0, whole genome shotgun sequence genomic DNA includes:
- the LOC138974466 gene encoding uncharacterized protein, whose product is MYKDLGDIEKGLRSIGSGETIQESWDDVQRTVQTIMFDIDRALDRQTTSVQVTKEPTSRHSSVTPSVGSSTHKSASGKTASHKAASITSAIHKSASHKSGIRRSGSQVASRAESLRSKSVSSEDTKLALKLEAASLAIKVEAAVIADQGTHQPALDVTSVPVCNAASTRDISTVNAAVTNFIAGTTTTEPRQHALPVVDLVVGVNASTSAATTNNATYEVYGPQRREDVNAPHHVGTSAPFVHQEPFTPNYTTAATTSSMRPTALLTTLQHPLGAYTGQPPLHNVGHSTTSVTGSRPPDLDHTDALMINRLPMQEPCIFVGDPLQYPIWRSSFAFLIERQNITSSEKLLYLQRKYSGLRVRSPTSSEFVRLPSAISRPYLSVDPTQIPTSETVKVYPHLQHLSPKLPPLYPDCEAGLLIGYDCAEALMPLNVVQGLPFAVETKLGWSIVGKSPHSVAFDGVGSSMHVVVKPGSRQEESAAHVYKIQVDEVSCTDLLHVMERDFADSDTGSMSQDDLKFMKIVKENVKVNEAGHYEMPLPFRPEQPSLPDNRGAAVKRLMGLKRQFEKKPGYREDYIKFMNVILERGDAELIPKNEVEVPNRWYIPHHGVYNDKKPGKIRVVFDCSARHLGTSLNDLLLQGPDLISSLSGVLCRFRKGPIAFSCDVEKMYHQFHVSEPHRDFLRFLWWKDGDTSGQPLDYRMKVHIFGATSSPGCANFGLKQVAKDNAKISAKASAFLQRDFYVDDGLQAKDSVEEAADVLMKAREICEHGQLRLHKIVSNSKELLEYFPDSEVTSTKATELAVPCSTPEIERTLGLHWCTDDDTLGFTDNPRLGPSNRRGVLSTIASVYDPLGFLAPFLLTGKLILQELCRQELGWDDPLPPSLQERWEEWLKDLSRLGCVKVPRNYLPTDFGTVKNVELHHFSDASTAGYGQCSYLRFENHLGNIHSMLVVAKARVAPLRHVTVPRLELTAAVLSVKMARFLQEELDFESIEHFFWTDSMIVLAYLKNESKRFHVFVANRVQQIRQFSQASQWNHVSTKENPADYASRGLSVSDLMTSEWFHGPAFLSQSLPKSDDFFEIPDDDVEVKVCKATTSKEVSVQSFEQIARRFSSKTSLIRAMAVLVRKCNAIKGHQSSPLEVLEVTEKKFIECLQKEHFERPTPSLRNQLQALNAHKDVDGILRVYGRSQNSSSSSADKFPILLPRDSHFSFLVAQDCHAAIAHQGRMFTINQVRASGFWIIGIRHVVSSLVRRCVHCRWHRSGPAGQKMADLPPERLDPSPPFTYCGIDCFGPFHVKDGRREVKRYGLIVTCFASRAIHIETLDDMSSDSFINALRIVVSMRGNISRIWCDKGTNFVGACNEFKLAWKEMDSERLTSKMLESKCEFKFNPPAASHMGGVWERQIRTIRSILNGLLRRSGQRLTTSSLRTFLYEVMAIVNSRPLSVESLESADGPRPLTPNHVLTMKSGAILPPPGVFEDPDLYARKRWRCVQRMADEFWLLWKSQYLSLLQKRRVWQRPQANVQVGDVVVLHDQNLCRSEWCMARVVEVMPGSDGLVRRVKVHVGTKALDNHGRPTGDSRILERPIHKMTVLVDRENHEDKAV